A DNA window from Desulfatibacillum aliphaticivorans DSM 15576 contains the following coding sequences:
- a CDS encoding pyridoxal phosphate-dependent decarboxylase family protein, producing MENKSHNTQDVRAAMADMMASKEVFRQAVSYSFEYMDGVSDRPVFPEQKALDGLAAFDEPLPETPGDPKQILSLLHEKGSPATTAQTGGRYFGFVIGGTIPAALAARWLSDVWDQNAVLHVASPITAKLEEVCEGWLVDLLGLPQGTASGFVTGTSVATFCGLAAGRNALLEGAGWDAATKGLFGAPPLRVIMGEEAHATVFKALSLLGLGSENVEKVPVDGQGRMDPARMPELDERCLLILQAGNVNSGAFDSFAEICPKAREAGAWIHIDGAFGLWAAGSKRFQNLTQGVDLADSWSLDAHKTLNIPYDCGIVLCRRREALAAAMQASGSYIIYGEERDNMLYTPDMSRRGRGPELWAALKFLGKEGVGQLVDGLCDNAALLAEMLRERGFRILNDVAFNQVLAACETDELTQKTLAAVQASGECWCGGAVWKETQAIRVSVCSWVTTRDDLERTANAFFQALNNAKMATKTNAKRTLLKTISTKMN from the coding sequence ATGGAAAATAAGTCACACAATACGCAGGATGTGCGGGCCGCTATGGCAGATATGATGGCGTCTAAAGAAGTCTTTCGGCAGGCGGTCTCTTATTCTTTTGAGTACATGGACGGCGTTTCCGACCGTCCCGTGTTCCCTGAACAAAAGGCCCTGGACGGCCTGGCGGCCTTTGACGAGCCTCTGCCCGAAACGCCCGGGGACCCGAAGCAGATCCTCTCGCTCCTTCACGAAAAAGGATCCCCCGCAACGACGGCTCAGACAGGCGGGCGTTATTTTGGATTTGTAATCGGAGGGACGATTCCCGCGGCCTTGGCGGCCAGATGGCTGTCTGACGTGTGGGATCAGAATGCGGTGCTGCATGTAGCCTCTCCCATTACGGCCAAGCTGGAAGAGGTGTGCGAAGGGTGGCTGGTGGATCTCCTGGGGCTTCCACAGGGAACGGCGTCCGGGTTTGTAACCGGAACCTCGGTGGCGACTTTTTGCGGCCTGGCCGCCGGGCGAAACGCCTTGCTGGAGGGGGCTGGATGGGACGCCGCGACAAAGGGATTGTTCGGCGCGCCGCCTCTCCGTGTGATTATGGGCGAGGAAGCCCATGCCACGGTGTTCAAAGCCCTGTCCCTGCTGGGTTTGGGATCGGAAAACGTGGAAAAGGTTCCGGTGGACGGTCAGGGCCGCATGGACCCCGCCCGGATGCCGGAACTGGACGAACGCTGCCTGTTGATTTTGCAGGCCGGCAACGTCAATTCCGGCGCCTTCGACTCCTTTGCCGAAATTTGCCCCAAAGCCAGAGAGGCGGGCGCCTGGATTCATATAGACGGCGCCTTTGGCTTGTGGGCCGCAGGCTCGAAACGGTTTCAAAACTTGACCCAGGGCGTGGATTTGGCCGACTCCTGGTCTCTGGACGCCCATAAAACCCTGAACATACCGTATGATTGCGGCATTGTGTTGTGCCGCCGCAGGGAGGCCCTGGCCGCGGCCATGCAGGCGTCCGGCTCTTACATCATATACGGTGAGGAGCGGGACAACATGCTTTACACCCCGGACATGTCGCGCAGAGGCCGGGGTCCTGAATTATGGGCGGCCCTGAAGTTCCTGGGCAAAGAAGGGGTAGGGCAATTGGTGGACGGCTTGTGCGACAACGCCGCTCTTTTGGCGGAAATGCTGCGGGAGCGCGGTTTTCGTATATTAAACGACGTGGCCTTCAACCAGGTATTGGCCGCTTGCGAAACCGACGAGCTGACTCAAAAGACCTTGGCGGCCGTCCAGGCCTCGGGCGAATGCTGGTGCGGCGGCGCGGTCTGGAAAGAAACCCAGGCCATCCGGGTGAGCGTTTGCTCCTGGGTCACCACCCGGGACGATCTGGAAAGAACGGCGAATGCTTTTTTTCAAGCACTAAATAATGCTAAAATGGCAACCAAAACAAACGCGAAAAGGACCCTCTTGAAAACGATTTCGACCAAGATGAATTAA